One window of Channa argus isolate prfri chromosome 4, Channa argus male v1.0, whole genome shotgun sequence genomic DNA carries:
- the LOC137125480 gene encoding NLR family CARD domain-containing protein 3-like — protein MDQCQDREEGDPPSKTTLCGEPESQTKAQRPEKLHRPDTAGPGSEPEPSCVSMKSDGSMEAPLHFRQSTDGIPEKLHRPDYSGPEPEPGSSCVSMKSNCSKEPPLHFRQTVDGIVDQQSSEVPSCQSAQQHQTHLDSIFMLLEDNIVTFVKSELKKIQKSLSADYPECLESQREDEEVLDDEDEEQRRSSRESFLKITVNFLRRMKQEELADCLHSRTSAPVCQCKLKSNLQKKFQYMFEGIAKAGNPVLLNQIYTELYITEGGTGEVNDEHEVRQIETASRKPVRPETTIRHEDIFKASPGRDGPIRRVMTKGVAGIGKTVLTQKFTLDWAENKANQDIEFTFPLTFRELNVLKEKKFSLVELVHLFFPETKGISRFEEFQVVFIFDGLDECRLPLDFHNNEILTDVTESTSVDVLLTNLIRGNLLPSARLWITTRPAAANQIPPECVDMVTEVRGFTDPQKEEYFRKRFRDEEQASRIISHIKTSRSLHIMCHIPVFCWITATVLEDVLKTREGGELPKTLTEMYIYFLVVQLKLKNIKYDGGAETDPHWSPENKKMIESLGKLAFEQLQKGNLIFYESDLKECGIDIKTASNYSGVFTQIFIEERGLYQEKVFCFVHLSVQEFLAALHVHLTFINSGINLLLEERSWWSRLFRYNSVHIYQSAIEKALKSPTGQLDLLLRFLLGLSLETNQALLQDLKRKIGNHLPTYQETVQHIKKKISENLSAEQSINLFHCLNELNDCSLVEEIQQYLRSGSLSRDELSPAQWSALGFILLSSGKDLDVFDLKEYSASEEALMRLLPVVKVSTKALLSGSNLSERSCEALLSVLCSRSGSLRELDLSNNDLQDSGVKLLSAGLKSPHCKLETLRLSGCLITEEGCASLASALSSNPSHLRELDLSYNHPGDSGVKLLSAGLKDPQWRLETLRVEPGGERWLKPGLRKYFCEPIIDTNTVNKNLQLSDNNRKVTFVKEDQPYPDHPDRFDECFHLLCSNDLTGRCYWEVEWRRCVDASVSYRGLSRRGDRKDCEFGLNNKSWTLSGCNECFSNSGFYAWHNNSKTFIPPPRSFSSFSSSSSDFNRLAVYVDCPGGIVSFYRVSSDTLFHLHTFNTTFTEPLYPGFGLWRTGSWFSVCSD, from the exons ATGGATCAGTGtcaggacagagaggagggagaccctccctctaaaaccactctgtgtggggaacctgagagccagaccaaagctcagag accagagaagctgcacagaccagacACAGCTGGACCTGGATCTGAACctgaacccagctgtgtgtccatgaaGAGTGACGGGTCAATGGAGGCTCCTCTTCATTTCAGACAGTCTACTGATGGAAT accagagaagctgcacagaccagacTATTCTGGACCTGAACCTGAACCTGGCTccagctgtgtgtccatgaaGAGCAACTGTTCAAAAGAGCCTCCTCTTCATTTCAGACAGACTGTTGATGGAAT AGTGgaccagcagagctcagaggttcccAGTTGTCAGTCtgcccagcagcatcaaacacacctggactccatatttatg ctgctggaggacaacattgtcacttttgtgaagagCGAGCTGAAGAAGATCCAGAAGAGTCTGAGTGCAGATTACCCAGAATGCttagagagtcagagggaggatgaggaggtgttggatgatgaggatgaagagcagaggaggagcagcagagagtcatttctgaagatcacagtgaacttcctgaggagaatgaagcaggaggagctggctgactgtctgcacaGCA GAACCTCTGCTCCAGTTTGTCAGTGTAAACTCAAATCTAACCTGCAGAAGAAGTTCCAGTACATGTTTGAGGGAatcgctaaagcaggaaacccagtCCTTCTtaatcagatctacacagagctctacatcacagagggagggactggagaggtcaatgatgaacatgaggtcagacagattgaaacagcatccaggaaaccagtcagaccagaaacaacaatcagacatgaagacatctttaaagcctcacctggaagagatggaccaatcagaagagtgatgacaaagggagtggctggcattgggaaaacagtgttaacacagaagttcactctggactgggctgaaaacaaagccaaccaggacatagagttcacatttccattgactttcagagagctgaatgtgctgaaagagaaaaagttcagcttggtggaacttgttcatctcttctttcctgaaaccaaaggaatcagcaggtttgaagagttccaggttgtgttcatctttgacggtctggatgagtgtcgacttcctctggacttccacaacaatgagatcctgactgatgttacagagtccacctcagtggatgtgctgctgacaaacctcatcagggggaacctgcttccctctgctcgcctctggatcaccacacgacctgcagcagccaatcagatccctcctgagtgtgttgacatggtgacagaggtcagagggttcactgacccacagaaggaggagtacttcaggaagaggttcagagatgaggagcaggccagcagaatcatctcccacatcaagacatcacgaagcctccacatcatgtgccacatcccagttttctgctggatcactgctacagttctggaggatgtgttgaaaaccagagagggaggagagctgcccaagaccctgactgagatgtacatctACTTTCTGGTAGTTCAGCTAAAATtgaagaacatcaagtatgatggaggagctgagacagatccacactggagtccagagaacaagaagatgattgagtctctgggaaaactggcttttgagcagctgcagaaaggaaacctgatcttctatgaatcagacctgaaagagtgtggcatcgatatcaaAACAGCCTCAAAttactcaggagtgttcacacagatctttatagaggagagaggactgtaccaaGAGAAGGTGTTTTGCTTtgtccatctgagtgttcaggagtttctggctgctcttcatgtccatctgacattcATCAACTCTGGAATCAATCTGCTGTTAGAAGAAAGATCCTGGTGGTCTAGACTGTTCAGATACAACTCAGTCCACATCTACCAGAGTGCTATTGAGAAGGCCTTAAAGAGTCCGACTGGACAACTAGACTTGCTACTTCGCTTCCTCCTGGGCCTTTCACTGGAGACCAATCAGGCTCTTCTACAAGATCTGAAGAGAAAAATTGGAAATCACTTGCCAACCTATCAGGAAACAGTCCAGCacatcaagaagaagatcagtgagaatctgtctgcagagcaaagcatcaacctgttccactgtctgaatgaactcaATGATTGTTCTCTAGTGGAGGAGATCCAACAGTACCTGAGATCAGGAAGTCTCTCTAGGGATGAattgtctcctgctcagtggtcagctctgggTTTCATCTTGCTGTCATCAGGAAAAGATCTGGATGTGTTTGACCTAAAAGaatactctgcttcagaggaggctctcATGAGGTTGTTGCCAGTGGTAAAAGTCTCCACCAAAGCTTT ACTGAGTGGCTCTAACCTCTCAGAAAGAAGTTGTGAAGCTCTGTTGTCTGTTCTCTGCTCTCGGTCTggtagtctgagagaactggacctgagtaacaatgatctgcaggattcaggagtgaagctactgtctgctggactgaaaagtccacactgtaaactggagactctcag actgtcaggttgtctgatcacagaAGAAGGTTGTGCTTCtttggcctcagctctgagctccaacccctcccatctgagagaactggacctgagctacaatcatccaggagactcaggagtgaagctgctgtctgctggattGAAGGATCCACAGTGGagactggaaactctcag ggTGGAGCCTGGTGGAGAACGATGGCTGAAaccaggtctgaggaagt atttctgtGAACCCATAATCGACACAAACACCGTGAACAAAAACCTGCagctgtctgacaacaacaggaaggtgacattTGTGAAGGAGGATCAGCcgtatcctgatcatccagacagatttgatgAGTGCTTTCACCTGCTGTGCAGTAACGatctgactggtcgctgttactgggaggtggagtggaggagatgtgttgatgcttcagtgagttacagaggactcagcaggagaggagacaggaaaGACTGTGAATTTGGGCTGAACAATAAGTCCTGGACACTTAGTGGCTGTAATGAGTGTTTCTCTAACAGTGGTTTTTATGCCTGGCATAATAACAGTAAAACCTTCATCCCTCCACCTcgctccttctcctccttctcctcctcatcctctgaCTTCAACAGATTAGCAGTGTACGTGGACTGTCCTGGTGGCATTGTGTCCTTCTACAGAGTCTCCTCTGACACATTGTTCCACCTCCACACtttcaacaccacattcactgaacctctgtatcctggtTTTGGGCTCTGGAGGACTGGTTCATGGTTCTCTGTGTGTTCAGACTAG